Proteins encoded together in one Piliocolobus tephrosceles isolate RC106 chromosome 15, ASM277652v3, whole genome shotgun sequence window:
- the LOC111550431 gene encoding ran-specific GTPase-activating protein-like — translation MAAAKDTHEDHDTSTENTDESNHDPQFEPIFSLPEQEIKTLEEDEEELFKMRAKLFRFASENDLPEWKEPGTGDVKLLKHKEKGAIRLLMRRDKTLKICANHYITPMMELKPNAGSDRAWVWNTHANLADEFPKPELLAIRFLNAENAQKFKTKFQECRKEIEEREKKGSGKNDHAEKVAEELEALSVKETKEDAEEKQ, via the exons ATGGCGGCCGCCAAG GACACTCATGAGGACCATGATACTTCCACTGAGAATACAGACGAATCCAACCATGACCCTCAGTTTGAGccaatattttctcttcctgagcaagaaataaaaacgctggaagaagatgaagaggaacTTTTTAAAATGCGAGCAAAACTGTTCCGATTTGCCTCAGAGAACGATCTCCCAGAATGGAAGGAGCCAGGCACTGGTGATGTCAAGCTCCTGAAGCACAAGGAGAAAGGGGCCATCCGCCTTCTCATGCGGAGGGACAAGACCCTGAAGATCTGTGCCAACCACTACATCACGCCGATGATGGAGCTGAAGCCCAATGCAGGTAGTGACCGTGCCTGGGTCTGGAACACCCACGCTAACTTGGCCGACGAGTTCCCCAAGCCAGAGCTGCTGGCCATCCGCTTCCTGAATGCTGAGAATGCACAGAAATTCAAAACAAAGTTTCAAGAATGCAGGAAAGAGAtcgaagagagagaaaagaaaggatcaGGCAAAAATGATCATGCTGAAAAAGTGGCGGAAGAGCTAGAAGCTCTCTCGGTGAAGGAGACCAAGGAGGATGCTGAGGAGAAGCAATAA